One Azospirillum sp. B510 genomic window carries:
- the purD gene encoding phosphoribosylamine--glycine ligase, protein MKVLVVGSGGREHALCWAISRSPLCDALYCAPGNAGIADVATLVPIGSEDVEALVRFVQETAIDFVVVGPEGALVLGLVDRLTALGVKAFGPNAAAAELEGSKGFMKDILAKYGVPTAFYERFKDPDAAKAYVRKHGAPIVVKTDGLAAGKGVTVARSEREAFEAIDDALVGGRFGAAGAEVVVEEFLDGEEVSFFALCDGENALPLASAQDHKAVGDGDTGPNTGGMGAYSPAPVLTPDLQERVMREIILPTVKGMAAEGKPFKGVLFAGLMIMATPDGPVPKTLEFNVRFGDPECQTLMMRLKSDALAALVAAADGVLDGIDLRWHDQTALCVVMAANGYPGDYAKNTEIRGLDTAGAVDGVTVFHAGTKRAEDGRVLSVGGRVLGVTALAPTVAEAQAAAYKAVDALDWPDGFCRRDIGWRAVGR, encoded by the coding sequence ATGAAAGTCCTCGTCGTCGGATCGGGCGGACGTGAGCATGCGCTCTGCTGGGCCATTTCCCGGTCGCCGCTGTGCGATGCGCTCTATTGCGCGCCCGGCAACGCCGGCATTGCCGACGTCGCCACCCTGGTCCCCATCGGGTCGGAGGATGTCGAGGCGCTGGTGCGCTTCGTCCAGGAAACCGCCATCGACTTCGTCGTGGTCGGTCCGGAAGGCGCGCTGGTGCTGGGGCTGGTCGACCGGCTGACGGCGCTGGGCGTCAAGGCCTTCGGGCCGAACGCGGCGGCGGCCGAGCTGGAGGGCTCCAAGGGCTTCATGAAGGACATCCTGGCGAAATACGGGGTGCCCACCGCCTTCTACGAGCGCTTCAAGGATCCGGACGCCGCCAAGGCCTATGTCCGCAAGCATGGCGCCCCCATCGTGGTGAAGACCGACGGGCTGGCCGCCGGCAAGGGCGTCACCGTCGCCCGCAGCGAGCGGGAGGCGTTCGAGGCCATCGACGACGCGCTGGTCGGCGGCCGTTTCGGCGCCGCCGGGGCCGAGGTGGTGGTCGAGGAGTTCCTGGACGGCGAGGAGGTCAGCTTCTTCGCGCTGTGCGACGGTGAGAACGCGCTGCCGCTGGCATCGGCCCAGGACCACAAGGCGGTGGGCGATGGCGACACCGGCCCCAACACCGGCGGCATGGGCGCCTATTCCCCGGCCCCGGTGCTGACGCCGGATCTGCAAGAGCGCGTGATGCGCGAGATCATCCTGCCGACGGTCAAGGGCATGGCGGCGGAAGGCAAGCCGTTCAAGGGCGTGCTGTTCGCCGGCCTGATGATCATGGCGACGCCGGACGGCCCGGTGCCGAAGACGCTGGAATTCAACGTCCGCTTCGGCGACCCGGAATGCCAGACGCTGATGATGCGGCTGAAGTCCGACGCGCTGGCGGCGCTGGTCGCGGCGGCCGATGGCGTGCTGGACGGCATCGACCTGCGCTGGCACGACCAGACCGCGCTGTGCGTGGTGATGGCGGCCAACGGCTATCCGGGGGATTACGCGAAAAACACCGAGATCCGCGGGCTGGACACGGCCGGCGCCGTCGACGGCGTGACCGTGTTCCATGCCGGGACCAAACGGGCCGAGGATGGCCGGGTGCTGTCGGTCGGCGGCCGGGTGCTGGGCGTCACCGCGCTGGCGCCGACGGTGGCCGAGGCTCAGGCGGCGGCCTACAAGGCGGTGGACGCGCTGGACTGGCCGGACGGCTTCTGCCGCCGCGATATCGGCTGGCGGGCGGTGGGGCGCTGA
- the pyrC gene encoding dihydroorotase, protein MPNERLVIRRPDDWHVHLRDGAMLKAVLPFTARQFGRAIVMPNLKPPVATSADAVAYRRRILDALPDGVAFTPLMVAYLTDGTDAADLAQGFRDGVFAAAKLYPANATTNSAHGVTDIARLAPVLERMAEIGMPLLIHGEVTDQSVDIFDREAVFIDRVLAPLLERHPTLRVVLEHVTTAEAVRFVRAHAASGRIGATITAHHLLINRSHIFQGGIRPHLYCLPIAKRETHRLALLEAATSGEGPFFLGTDTAPHTVTAKESACGCAGCFTAANALELYAEAFEEAGALDRLEAFASLNGPRFYNLPVSEEQVALERRPAVAPDLILVSEGDAVLPFRGGETLRWSFAGSV, encoded by the coding sequence ATGCCGAACGAACGCCTTGTCATCCGCCGTCCCGACGACTGGCATGTCCATCTGCGCGACGGCGCCATGCTGAAGGCGGTCCTGCCCTTCACCGCCCGCCAGTTCGGCCGCGCCATCGTCATGCCCAACCTGAAGCCGCCGGTGGCCACTTCCGCCGATGCCGTCGCCTATCGCCGGCGCATCCTGGACGCCCTGCCGGACGGTGTGGCCTTCACCCCGCTGATGGTGGCCTATCTGACCGACGGCACCGACGCCGCCGATCTGGCCCAGGGCTTCAGGGACGGGGTGTTCGCCGCCGCCAAGCTCTATCCCGCCAACGCCACCACCAACAGCGCCCATGGCGTCACCGACATCGCCCGCCTCGCCCCGGTGCTGGAGCGCATGGCGGAGATCGGCATGCCGCTGCTGATCCATGGCGAGGTGACCGACCAGTCGGTCGACATCTTCGACCGCGAGGCGGTGTTCATCGACCGCGTCCTGGCCCCGCTGCTGGAGCGCCATCCCACCCTGCGCGTGGTGCTGGAGCATGTGACGACCGCCGAGGCCGTGCGGTTCGTCCGCGCCCACGCCGCCAGCGGTCGGATCGGCGCCACCATCACCGCGCACCATCTGCTGATCAACCGCAGCCACATCTTCCAGGGCGGCATCCGCCCGCATCTCTATTGCCTGCCGATCGCCAAGCGCGAGACCCACCGGCTGGCGCTGCTCGAGGCGGCGACCAGCGGCGAGGGGCCGTTCTTCCTCGGCACCGATACCGCCCCGCACACGGTGACGGCCAAGGAATCGGCCTGCGGCTGCGCCGGCTGCTTCACCGCCGCCAACGCGCTGGAACTCTATGCTGAAGCCTTCGAGGAAGCCGGCGCTCTCGACAGGCTGGAGGCCTTCGCCAGCCTCAACGGCCCGCGTTTCTACAACCTGCCGGTCAGCGAGGAGCAGGTGGCGCTGGAGCGCCGCCCGGCGGTCGCCCCCGACCTGATCCTGGTGAGCGAGGGCGACGCCGTGCTACCGTTCCGCGGCGGGGAGACCCTGCGCTGGAGCTTCGCCGGGTCGGTGTGA
- a CDS encoding pseudouridine synthase produces the protein MDRSDIVKKSDSAASAAAGGGERIAKRLARAGLCSRRDAERWIAEGRVAVNSRVLGSPACVVRPGDIVQVDGKVIPEPEPARLWRYHKPSGLVTTARDEKGRETVFDRLPDDLPRVVSIGRLDLTTEGLLLLTNDGELARFLELPATGWTRRYRVRVFGEVDEKQLAALEKGPTIEGVKYGPIEAVLDRIQGRNAWLTVSLKEGKNREIRKVMESLGLQVNRLIRVAYGPFQLGKLEEGAVEEVPKRVVREQIAPFFGTPEGAEPAESGTKQRAKARAEAAVKTAPAKAPGAKASTGPRSAGKTEAAEAKAGPKRVPRSATKRHEAEAARTEEAKPARRGGASGRATLTLGGASAKPVRSGKPAGPKGDGPASRGGSKPAGSKPDGGAGGRTERPRADRRR, from the coding sequence ATGGACCGCTCCGATATCGTCAAGAAATCCGATTCCGCCGCCTCCGCTGCTGCTGGTGGCGGCGAACGCATCGCCAAGCGACTGGCGCGCGCCGGGCTCTGCTCGCGCCGCGACGCCGAACGCTGGATCGCCGAGGGCCGCGTCGCGGTCAACAGCCGCGTGCTCGGCAGCCCCGCCTGCGTGGTCCGCCCCGGCGACATCGTCCAGGTCGACGGCAAGGTGATTCCGGAGCCGGAGCCGGCCCGCCTGTGGCGCTATCACAAGCCGTCCGGGCTGGTCACCACCGCCCGCGACGAGAAGGGGCGCGAGACCGTCTTCGACCGTCTGCCGGATGATCTGCCGCGCGTGGTCTCCATCGGCCGCCTCGACCTGACGACCGAAGGGTTGCTGCTGCTGACCAATGACGGCGAGCTGGCCCGCTTCCTGGAGCTGCCGGCCACCGGCTGGACCCGCCGCTACCGCGTGCGCGTGTTCGGCGAGGTCGACGAGAAGCAACTGGCGGCGCTGGAGAAGGGCCCGACCATCGAGGGCGTGAAGTACGGCCCGATCGAGGCGGTGCTCGACCGCATCCAGGGCCGCAACGCCTGGCTGACGGTCAGCCTGAAGGAAGGCAAGAACCGCGAGATCCGCAAGGTGATGGAGTCGCTGGGGCTCCAGGTGAACCGGTTGATCCGCGTCGCCTATGGCCCCTTCCAGCTCGGCAAGCTGGAGGAGGGCGCCGTCGAGGAGGTGCCGAAGCGCGTCGTCCGCGAACAGATCGCCCCCTTCTTCGGCACGCCCGAAGGGGCGGAGCCGGCCGAGTCCGGCACCAAGCAGCGCGCCAAGGCGCGGGCCGAGGCGGCGGTGAAGACGGCTCCGGCGAAGGCGCCGGGGGCCAAGGCGTCCACCGGCCCCCGTTCGGCCGGCAAGACGGAGGCCGCCGAGGCGAAGGCCGGGCCGAAGCGCGTGCCGCGTTCCGCCACCAAGCGGCACGAGGCCGAGGCCGCCCGTACCGAGGAGGCCAAGCCGGCCCGGCGTGGCGGGGCGTCCGGCCGTGCCACCCTGACGCTGGGCGGCGCGTCGGCCAAGCCGGTCCGTTCCGGCAAGCCGGCTGGTCCGAAGGGCGATGGCCCGGCATCGCGGGGCGGTTCCAAGCCGGCCGGTTCCAAGCCGGACGGCGGGGCCGGCGGACGGACGGAGCGCCCGCGTGCGGATCGTCGGCGGTAA
- the xseA gene encoding exodeoxyribonuclease VII large subunit, with protein sequence MTSDTAHLIAPEPRPGSNLPEFTVGDLARRLKRSIEEEFGFVRVRGEISQPKKHSSGHCYMRLKDDTAVIEAVCWRGTMAKLAIRPEEGLEVIVTGRMTTYPGRSQYQLIVESMELAGEGALLKMLEERKRRLTAEGLFDPARKKPIPFLPDVIGVVTSPTGAVIRDILHRLNDRFPRHVLLWPVAVQGERAAAEVTAAIEGFNRIQPGGPQGSRVPRPDLIIVARGGGSLEDLMAFNEESVVRAAAASAIPLISAVGHETDTTLIDFASDLRAPTPTAAAEMAVPVRGELLAQILDDERRLIACASRAVADRRNRVEGLARGLGDPRALLEGHAQRLDDRAERLNLAASALLERRRTRVGELAAKLRHPREKLAQAGQRLASESRALDSALRHAVTTAGGRFERVAGRLSPTPARAMLAEGERRVADLAPRLDRSHAKGVADKAAALASLGQLLESYSYKGVLARGFALIEDRDGRPVTGADQATPGLAVTIVFADDAKVAATIDGGAPKPESKPEKKAEPRKPRPIPVQGSLF encoded by the coding sequence ATGACGTCCGACACCGCACATCTGATCGCCCCGGAACCGCGCCCCGGCTCCAATCTTCCGGAATTCACCGTCGGCGATCTCGCCCGCCGGCTGAAGCGCAGCATCGAGGAGGAATTCGGCTTCGTCCGCGTCCGCGGCGAGATCAGCCAGCCGAAGAAGCACAGCTCCGGCCACTGCTACATGCGCCTGAAGGACGACACCGCGGTGATCGAGGCGGTGTGCTGGCGCGGCACCATGGCGAAGCTGGCCATCCGGCCGGAGGAAGGGCTGGAGGTCATCGTCACCGGGCGGATGACGACCTATCCAGGCCGCTCGCAATACCAGCTGATCGTCGAATCGATGGAGCTGGCCGGCGAAGGCGCCCTGCTGAAGATGCTGGAGGAGCGCAAGCGCCGGCTGACGGCGGAAGGGTTGTTCGATCCCGCCCGCAAGAAGCCCATCCCCTTCCTGCCCGACGTGATCGGCGTCGTCACCTCCCCCACCGGGGCGGTGATCCGCGACATCCTGCACCGGCTGAACGACCGTTTCCCCCGCCATGTCCTGCTGTGGCCGGTCGCGGTGCAGGGCGAGCGGGCGGCGGCCGAGGTGACGGCGGCCATCGAGGGCTTCAACCGCATCCAGCCGGGCGGTCCGCAGGGAAGCCGGGTGCCGCGCCCCGACCTGATCATCGTGGCGCGCGGCGGCGGCTCGCTGGAGGACCTGATGGCCTTCAACGAGGAGAGCGTCGTCCGCGCCGCCGCCGCCAGCGCCATCCCGCTGATCTCCGCCGTCGGGCACGAGACCGACACCACGCTGATCGACTTCGCGTCGGACCTGCGCGCCCCCACTCCGACCGCCGCCGCCGAGATGGCGGTGCCGGTGCGCGGCGAATTGCTGGCCCAGATCCTGGATGACGAGCGCCGCCTCATCGCCTGCGCGTCGCGCGCGGTGGCCGACCGCCGCAACCGGGTGGAGGGGCTGGCGCGCGGCCTCGGCGATCCCCGCGCCCTGCTGGAGGGTCATGCCCAGCGCCTCGACGACCGGGCGGAGCGGTTGAATCTCGCCGCCTCGGCCCTGCTGGAGCGGCGGCGCACCCGCGTCGGCGAGCTGGCCGCCAAACTGCGCCACCCGCGCGAGAAGCTGGCCCAGGCCGGTCAGAGGCTGGCGTCGGAAAGCCGCGCCCTCGACTCAGCGCTGCGCCATGCGGTGACCACCGCCGGCGGCCGGTTCGAGCGTGTCGCCGGCCGGCTGTCGCCGACCCCGGCGCGGGCGATGCTGGCCGAGGGCGAACGCCGCGTCGCCGATCTGGCGCCGCGCCTCGACCGCAGCCATGCCAAGGGAGTCGCCGACAAGGCGGCGGCGCTGGCATCGCTCGGCCAACTGCTGGAGAGCTACAGCTACAAGGGCGTGCTGGCCCGTGGCTTCGCCCTGATCGAGGACCGCGACGGCCGCCCGGTGACCGGCGCCGATCAGGCGACGCCGGGTCTGGCGGTCACCATCGTCTTCGCCGACGACGCCAAGGTCGCGGCAACCATCGACGGCGGGGCGCCGAAGCCGGAGAGCAAGCCCGAGAAGAAGGCGGAACCGAGGAAGCCGCGGCCGATTCCGGTGCAGGGCAGCCTGTTCTGA
- a CDS encoding tetratricopeptide repeat protein → MATVQEALLIAFDLHQDGRLDEADGIYRRILDAVPGHAMALHLRGVLLGQSGRLEEGCALIRQAIAGDGTQPDFHVNLASLLEALGRRGEALDAMVRAVGLDPDRVVQLNGFATRCLEAGWPGEAVRALRLAVGFQPLAIALRCNLAVALSADGRLAEAEAERRIALLLNPGDAELPRLLGEWLSRREGAAREEAGRMLRRALRLDPLHHGVWNGAGRLHNEAGRLVEARRAYEAGLAVDPAVAELWNNRSNVLKGLGELDAALTSQHRAAALKPDEAGIHNNLADTLLLMDRSDDALGHARAALALDPGLGDARMIRALALLSLGRFAEGWAAWEERWTVPPWSLAAGRFPQPLWTGQPLGGDRLLVWGEQGVGDEIHFAALLPLLVRAGVRCLLECEPRLVPLFARSLPEVEVVARDWPPDPRLTQPDIAPRRVDPALAPAPAPIAAQIPAGSLPRLLAGADGVPRSAAPYLVPDPARVAGFRAAIPPGALAVGIAWHTGNPKYGRSRNIPLRELAHALHRPGVRLVVLQYGDWDREIAALAAEGVDIGVPPGLDRWNDLDGLAAAAAATDLVVTIDNVTVHLAGALGRPTCALLPHAAEWRWLRERPDTPWYPTVTLCRQPAPKDWSEPLRLARQRLDRLAGGLVGGPVGG, encoded by the coding sequence GTGGCGACGGTTCAGGAAGCTCTGCTCATCGCCTTCGACCTTCACCAGGATGGGCGTCTCGACGAGGCGGACGGCATCTATCGCCGGATTCTGGACGCGGTTCCCGGTCATGCCATGGCGCTCCACCTGCGCGGCGTCCTGCTGGGGCAGAGCGGCAGGCTGGAGGAGGGCTGCGCGCTGATCCGGCAGGCGATCGCCGGGGATGGGACGCAGCCCGATTTCCACGTCAACCTCGCCAGCCTGCTGGAGGCGCTGGGCAGGCGCGGCGAGGCGCTGGACGCGATGGTCCGCGCCGTCGGCCTCGATCCCGACCGCGTCGTCCAGCTCAACGGCTTCGCGACGCGGTGCCTGGAGGCGGGTTGGCCCGGCGAGGCGGTTCGGGCGCTCCGGCTCGCCGTCGGGTTCCAGCCGCTCGCCATCGCGCTGCGCTGCAATCTGGCGGTGGCGTTGAGCGCCGACGGCCGCCTTGCGGAGGCCGAGGCCGAGCGTCGCATCGCCCTGTTGCTGAACCCCGGCGACGCCGAGTTGCCGCGGCTGCTGGGGGAATGGCTGTCGCGGCGGGAGGGGGCGGCGCGGGAGGAGGCGGGGCGGATGCTCCGTCGCGCCCTGCGTCTCGACCCGCTGCATCATGGCGTCTGGAATGGGGCCGGCAGACTGCACAATGAGGCCGGGCGGCTGGTGGAGGCCCGCCGGGCCTACGAGGCCGGCCTTGCCGTCGATCCGGCGGTGGCCGAGCTGTGGAACAACCGCTCGAATGTCCTGAAGGGGCTGGGCGAGCTGGACGCCGCGCTGACCAGCCAGCACCGGGCGGCGGCGCTGAAGCCGGACGAGGCCGGCATCCACAACAATCTGGCCGATACGCTGCTGCTCATGGACCGGTCGGACGATGCCCTGGGCCATGCGCGGGCGGCGCTGGCGCTCGATCCCGGTCTGGGGGATGCCCGGATGATCCGCGCCCTGGCTCTGCTGAGCCTGGGCCGCTTCGCGGAGGGGTGGGCGGCCTGGGAGGAGCGCTGGACGGTGCCGCCCTGGTCGCTCGCCGCCGGCCGCTTCCCGCAACCGCTGTGGACGGGCCAGCCGCTCGGCGGGGACCGGCTGCTCGTCTGGGGTGAGCAGGGGGTGGGTGACGAGATTCATTTCGCCGCTCTGCTGCCGCTGCTGGTCCGGGCGGGCGTGCGTTGTCTGTTGGAATGCGAACCGAGGCTGGTTCCGCTGTTCGCGCGCTCGCTGCCGGAGGTGGAGGTGGTCGCGCGGGACTGGCCCCCGGACCCGCGCCTGACACAGCCGGACATCGCGCCCCGGCGTGTCGACCCGGCCCTGGCGCCGGCGCCGGCGCCGATCGCGGCGCAAATACCGGCGGGGAGCCTGCCGCGCCTGCTGGCGGGCGCCGATGGCGTCCCGCGCTCCGCCGCCCCTTATCTTGTCCCCGATCCGGCCAGGGTCGCGGGGTTCCGCGCGGCGATCCCGCCCGGCGCCCTGGCCGTCGGCATCGCCTGGCACACGGGCAATCCCAAATACGGGCGCAGCCGCAACATCCCGTTGCGCGAGCTGGCGCATGCGCTCCACCGGCCCGGCGTCCGCCTCGTCGTCCTGCAATATGGCGACTGGGACCGGGAGATCGCCGCCCTGGCGGCGGAGGGCGTCGACATCGGCGTGCCGCCCGGCCTCGATCGCTGGAACGATCTCGACGGTCTGGCGGCGGCGGCGGCGGCCACCGATCTCGTCGTCACCATCGACAATGTCACCGTTCATCTGGCCGGGGCGCTGGGGCGTCCGACCTGCGCGCTGCTGCCCCACGCCGCCGAATGGCGCTGGCTGCGCGAGCGCCCGGATACCCCCTGGTATCCGACCGTCACCTTGTGCCGCCAACCGGCGCCGAAGGATTGGAGCGAGCCGCTGCGGTTGGCGCGGCAACGGCTCGACCGGCTGGCGGGCGGTCTGGTCGGCGGGCCGGTGGGCGGATAG
- a CDS encoding nucleoside deaminase, which translates to MPSPRPMDLAFAAAEAAAARGEVPVGAVIVDAATGTVLASAGNRTEELCDPSAHAELLAIRAACAERRQPRLPGCDLYVTLEPCALCAAAISFARIRRVYYGAYDPKGGAVDHGPRFFTQATCHHAPEVYSGIGETRASLLLRDFFRKRR; encoded by the coding sequence ATGCCATCCCCCCGCCCTATGGACCTCGCCTTCGCCGCCGCCGAGGCCGCCGCGGCGCGCGGCGAGGTGCCGGTCGGCGCCGTCATCGTCGATGCGGCGACCGGCACCGTGCTCGCCAGCGCCGGCAACCGCACCGAGGAGCTGTGCGACCCCTCGGCCCATGCCGAGTTGCTGGCGATCCGCGCCGCCTGCGCGGAGCGCCGCCAGCCCCGCCTGCCCGGTTGCGACCTGTATGTGACGCTGGAACCCTGCGCGCTCTGCGCCGCCGCGATCAGCTTCGCCCGGATCCGGCGGGTCTATTACGGCGCCTATGACCCCAAGGGCGGCGCCGTTGATCACGGCCCGCGCTTCTTCACGCAGGCCACCTGCCACCATGCGCCCGAAGTCTACAGCGGCATCGGTGAAACACGCGCCAGCTTGCTGCTGCGGGACTTCTTCCGAAAGCGCCGCTGA
- a CDS encoding methyl-accepting chemotaxis protein: MFSFRKPQDNQAVEELALLGRHAGVGLWDAMFHNGDPMHAQSRWHWSPEFRRLLGFDRDDKTGFPDVVGSWADRLHPDDAKPTFDAFMACLNDRSGRTGYDVNYRLKVKDGGYRWFRAIGGVARDNSGLALRACGSLIDIDAERRELERAKLLDRHAGVGLWDAVFHNGDPMHAQSRWHWSPEFRRLLGFDRDDKTGFPDVVGSWADRLHRDDAQRTFDAFMACLNDRSGRTGYDVDYRLKMKDGGYRWFRAIGGVARDNTGLAMRACGSLIDIDGQKVAELRQVEMDGERRRTVVTLAQTLDSEVGTAADRATANAQTVAAATEELSASISDISTRANEASGASLKASEEASRTNAAVEALVSSAERIGAITKLINSIASQTNLLALNATIEAARAGEAGRGFAVVANEVKSLAQQSGSAADDIAAQIASVQQEALHAVDAIRRIGAIVTNVQQISTTIAAAVSQQESATKEIAHSVARVVRDIEMVSRNITTASERLRA; encoded by the coding sequence ATGTTCTCGTTCCGCAAGCCGCAGGACAATCAGGCCGTCGAAGAGCTGGCTCTGCTGGGGCGCCATGCGGGCGTCGGGCTGTGGGATGCGATGTTCCACAACGGCGATCCGATGCATGCGCAAAGCCGTTGGCACTGGTCGCCGGAATTCCGCCGTCTGCTCGGCTTCGACCGCGACGACAAGACCGGCTTCCCGGATGTTGTGGGTTCCTGGGCCGACCGGCTGCACCCGGACGACGCCAAGCCGACCTTCGACGCCTTCATGGCCTGCCTCAACGACCGCAGCGGCCGCACCGGCTATGACGTGAATTACCGGCTGAAGGTGAAGGATGGCGGTTACCGCTGGTTCCGCGCCATCGGCGGCGTCGCCCGCGACAACAGCGGCCTTGCCCTGCGCGCCTGCGGATCGCTGATCGACATCGATGCCGAGCGCCGGGAGTTGGAGCGCGCCAAGCTGCTCGACCGTCATGCCGGCGTCGGGTTGTGGGACGCCGTGTTCCACAACGGCGATCCGATGCATGCGCAAAGCCGCTGGCACTGGTCGCCGGAATTCCGCCGTCTGCTCGGCTTCGACCGTGACGACAAGACCGGCTTCCCGGATGTGGTGGGCTCCTGGGCCGACCGGCTGCACCGGGACGATGCCCAGCGCACCTTCGACGCCTTCATGGCCTGCCTGAACGACCGCAGTGGCCGCACCGGCTATGATGTCGATTACCGGCTGAAGATGAAGGACGGCGGTTACCGCTGGTTCCGCGCCATCGGCGGCGTCGCCCGCGACAATACCGGGCTGGCGATGCGCGCCTGCGGATCGCTGATCGACATCGACGGGCAGAAAGTCGCCGAACTGCGGCAGGTGGAGATGGACGGCGAGCGCCGCCGGACCGTCGTCACCCTCGCCCAGACCCTGGACAGCGAAGTCGGCACCGCCGCCGACCGCGCCACCGCCAACGCCCAGACCGTCGCCGCCGCGACGGAGGAGCTGTCGGCCTCGATCTCCGACATCAGCACCCGCGCCAACGAGGCGTCCGGCGCCTCGCTGAAGGCGTCGGAGGAGGCGAGCCGCACCAACGCCGCGGTGGAGGCCCTGGTCAGCTCGGCCGAACGCATCGGCGCCATCACCAAGCTGATCAACTCCATCGCCAGCCAGACCAACCTGCTGGCCCTGAACGCGACCATCGAGGCCGCCCGCGCCGGCGAGGCGGGCCGCGGCTTCGCCGTGGTGGCGAACGAGGTGAAGTCGCTGGCCCAGCAGAGCGGCAGCGCCGCCGACGACATCGCGGCCCAGATCGCCTCGGTGCAGCAGGAGGCCCTGCACGCGGTCGACGCCATCCGCCGGATCGGCGCCATCGTGACCAACGTCCAGCAGATCTCCACCACCATCGCCGCCGCAGTGTCGCAGCAGGAATCGGCGACCAAGGAGATCGCCCACAGCGTCGCCCGCGTGGTCCGTGACATCGAGATGGTGTCGCGGAACATCACGACCGCGTCGGAACGGCTGCGGGCCTGA
- a CDS encoding methyl-accepting chemotaxis protein: MKHFDDLAITSKVLLVLLLMGLLAVGLTMNAVTSMGGLDTHYRGIVMHEAEAVKWLSRTNSSLNALGRVTYRAITENDPAQIAKIAEAVVEEERNYLDRVGRTEAALPALAPELQRVRQTFQAIREVLPEIMQAAKANDDARSTDLMRRRFEPAYADVREQVRALIAKGDEAMRDAVNHAADRYASAWWWSVVAGGAGLLFCFAIALFLMRTGVSSPMARLCDAMQRLAKDDTGVEIVGYGRRDEIGRMAQALQILKDAAIAKRGLEAEKLAEAEHREGRRRLIERHVADFKRGVSDLLADVGRASTEFGRTAKGMVALAEQTRGQASASSSAAERTLGNVQSVAVATEQMVASIGEISRQVASSNRIASTAARQAEDTTVSVRSLAEAAGRIGDVVRLIQDIASQTNLLALNATIEAARAGEAGKGFAVVAGEVKTLANQTAKATEEIAGQIAGIQGATQGTVGAIDEIGRTIGSINEGASIIAAAIEEQTATTGEISRNAQQAVQGTEEVGDSVAHVTRAASETGAAATQVLGASEALSRQAQTLREEIEGFIAKIQAA; encoded by the coding sequence ATGAAGCATTTCGACGATCTCGCCATCACATCGAAGGTCCTGCTGGTTCTGTTGCTGATGGGGCTGCTGGCGGTCGGGTTGACGATGAACGCCGTCACCTCGATGGGCGGGCTGGACACCCATTACCGCGGCATCGTCATGCACGAGGCGGAGGCGGTGAAATGGCTGTCGCGCACCAACTCCTCGCTCAACGCGCTGGGCCGCGTCACCTACCGGGCGATCACGGAGAATGATCCGGCGCAGATCGCCAAGATCGCCGAGGCGGTCGTGGAGGAGGAGCGCAACTATCTCGACCGTGTCGGGCGGACCGAGGCGGCGCTGCCGGCGCTGGCCCCCGAGCTGCAACGGGTCCGTCAGACGTTCCAGGCGATCCGCGAGGTTTTGCCGGAGATCATGCAGGCGGCGAAGGCCAATGACGACGCGCGCTCCACCGACCTGATGCGCCGGCGCTTCGAGCCGGCCTATGCCGATGTCCGCGAACAGGTGCGGGCGCTGATCGCCAAGGGGGACGAGGCGATGAGGGACGCCGTCAACCATGCGGCGGATCGCTATGCCTCGGCCTGGTGGTGGAGCGTGGTGGCCGGCGGCGCCGGGCTGCTGTTCTGCTTCGCGATCGCCCTGTTCCTGATGAGGACCGGGGTCTCGTCGCCGATGGCGCGGTTGTGCGACGCCATGCAGCGACTGGCGAAGGACGACACCGGCGTCGAGATCGTCGGGTATGGCCGGCGCGACGAGATCGGCCGAATGGCCCAGGCGTTGCAGATCTTGAAGGACGCCGCCATCGCCAAGCGGGGGCTGGAGGCGGAGAAGCTGGCCGAGGCGGAACACAGGGAGGGGCGGCGCCGGCTGATCGAGCGGCATGTCGCCGATTTCAAGCGCGGCGTGTCGGACCTGCTCGCCGATGTCGGTCGGGCGTCGACGGAGTTCGGCCGCACGGCCAAGGGCATGGTGGCGCTGGCGGAGCAGACCAGGGGCCAGGCATCGGCCTCGTCGTCGGCGGCCGAGCGGACCCTGGGCAATGTGCAGTCGGTGGCGGTCGCGACCGAGCAGATGGTGGCCTCCATCGGCGAGATCAGCCGGCAGGTCGCCTCGTCCAACCGGATCGCATCGACTGCGGCGCGGCAGGCGGAGGACACGACGGTTTCGGTGCGCAGCCTGGCCGAAGCGGCGGGGCGGATCGGCGACGTGGTCCGGCTGATCCAGGACATCGCCAGCCAGACCAATCTGCTGGCCTTGAACGCCACCATCGAGGCCGCCCGTGCCGGCGAGGCCGGCAAGGGCTTCGCCGTCGTCGCCGGCGAGGTGAAGACTCTCGCCAACCAGACCGCCAAGGCGACGGAGGAGATCGCCGGCCAGATCGCCGGCATCCAGGGGGCGACCCAGGGAACGGTCGGCGCCATCGACGAGATCGGCCGGACCATCGGCAGCATCAACGAGGGCGCCTCCATCATCGCCGCCGCCATCGAGGAACAGACCGCGACGACAGGCGAGATTTCGCGCAATGCCCAGCAGGCCGTCCAGGGGACGGAGGAGGTCGGCGATTCGGTGGCGCATGTGACGCGGGCGGCGTCGGAGACCGGCGCCGCCGCCACCCAGGTGCTGGGGGCGTCGGAGGCGCTGTCGCGTCAGGCCCAGACCCTGCGCGAGGAGATCGAAGGCTTCATCGCCAAAATCCAGGCGGCCTGA